The sequence CGTGCGGCGGTGCAGCTCCAACTGGTAGAGCAGCCGGCCCGCCGCGTGGCGGATGAGGTACAGCTTGTGCGCGCTGGACGTCGCCAGGTACTGGGCGCGCTTGTCCGCGTCCCCCAGCACGCCCGCGTTCTCCTCCAGCCACACCGGGTCCTCCAGCAGGTCCTCGAAGAGGGCGGAGTAGGCCTCGCCCACGGTGGGGTTGCCCAGCCGCGCCAGCTCGAAGCGCGCCTCCTGCGTGAAGGCCGTGTGCAGCAGGTGCCCCACCTCGTGCAGCACGCGGCCCTGGTGCAGCACGCCCGTGCCGGGCTTGAAGGACAGCCGCACGTCGGATGGGACCTTCACCGCCATGGCCAGCGGACGCGGGTTCTTCTGGGGCAGGTCGCGCGCGTCCACCTTCACGTTGGGCAGCGCGTTCAGGTCGATGCCCAGGCCCGCCACGGTGGCCTGCGCCTTCGCCAGCGACTCGCCCTTGGGGAACGCGTCCTCCACCTCGCGCGAGCGGAACAGGCGCGGGATGTCCGCGCGGGTAATCTGCGCGAAGGGCAGCCCCAGCTCGCGCTGGGAGAGCCGCTCCATCACCAGGCGGTACGGCTCCTGCGTGGCCTGGAGGATCTCCTCCGCCAGCTGCGCCAGCCGCTCCAGGTCCGCTTGCCTGAGCTCACTTCCAAAGGCCTCGTACGACTCGAAGCCCATCTGCTTCACCAGCTCATTGGTCCTGGCCTCGCGGCGCAGGAGCGTCTGGTTGAGGCGGGTGAGCGCGGGTGTGGCCGCCGCATAGAGCGCCTTGCGCTTGAGGGCGCTCTTCTCGTTGGCGAGCAGCCGCTCCAGCTCGTGGTAGCGCACCTCGCGCCCGTCCACGCTCAGCTTGAGCGACGCCTCCAGGTTGGCGGTCGCGTCGTTGTGCTCGGCCAGCTCGCGCGCCAGGAACTCTCCGGCGAAGTGGCCGTGGAGCGCGGTGAGGGCGCGCAGCTCGCGCGGGTCCTTCGTCAGGTGCCTCAGCCGGTCGATGCGCCGCAGGTTCTCCAGGCTGAAGAGCGCCTGCTTGCCGCTGTAGGTGGCGGCGATGTCCACCGCCTTGCCTTCCGTCCAGTAGTCCCAGACGAGCCGGTGCTGCTCCTCCAGGAGGAGGGCCGCCTCCGCGGAAAGGGCGTTCACCTCCCCGGTCAGTTGCTCTTCCTCGCTGGGAGGGGGGGCCACCACCGGAGGCGGCGCCTTGTGACAGGCGCTCAGCAGACACACGGCGGCGGCGAGGAGGGACGGAATCCTTGGGGACATGGGCCGCCCATGTTACTTCCGACCCGCCGATGCCCAACGTAAACCCATGGCGGGCGGCCCGAGGACGCCAGGGCCTCTACTCCGCCCTGCGCCAGTTCTTCGCAAGCCAGGGATACCTGGAAGTGGAGACGCCGCTGCTCGTGCCCACCCCCGGCATGGAGCCGTACATCTCCGCCTTCGAGACGCCCTTCGTCCCGGAGACGGACCTGGGCCGGGCGCGCACGCTCTACCTGCACACCAGCCCCGAGTACGCGATGAAGCGCCTGCTGGCGCAAGGCGCGGGGCCGCTGTTCCAGATCTGCAAGGTCTTCCGCAACGGCGAGGTGTCCCAGACGCACAACCCGGAGTTCACGCTGCTGGAGTTCTACCGGCCGCACGCGGACTACCACGCCATCATGGACGACCTGGAGGGCGCGCTGGCCCGGGCGGGCCAGGCGGCGGCGGACGCGAAGGACGGCGAGCCCGGCGCGGACCCTGGCTTCTTCACGCGCACGCCGTACGAGCGCGTGACGGTGCGCGACGCGGTGCTGCGCGCCACGGGCGTGGACATCCACGTGCACTCGGACGGCGCGTCGCTCAAGCGGGCGGCGGACGCCGTGGGCGTGCACACCGGGAACTCGACGTCCTTCGACGACGTCTTCTTCCACCTCTTCCTGGAGCGGGTGGAGCGGGGCCTGGGCCACGAGCGGCCCACCTTCCTCATCGAGTACCCCGCGTCCATGGCGGCGCTGTCCCGGCTGAAGCCCGGCGACCCGCGCGTCGCGGAGCGCGTGGAGCTGTACGCGAAGGGGCTGGAGCTGGCGAACGGCTTCTCCGAATTGACGGACGCGGCGGAGCAGCGCGCGCGGCTGGTGGAGGAGCAGGAGCTGCGCCGCAAGCTGGGCCGCGCCGTGTATCCCCTGGACGAGCGCTTCCTGGAGGCGGTGGGCCGCATGCCGCCGTCCGCGGGCATCGCCGTGGGGCTCGACCGAATCCTCATGCTGCTGCTCGGGGTCCAGCGCATCGAGGACGTCCTCCTGTTCCCCGCGCACGGGTTCGTCTGATGCTCAAGGTGCTCCAGACGGTGTTCGCTGGCACGGCCACGGTGGGCCTCACGGGCGTCACGTCCGCGACGGTGACGGTGCTGTCCGGGCTGCATCAGCACCCGGCGGCGGACAAGGTGCTGGGGGCCTGGGGGCGCTCGGCGCTCGCGGCCGCGGGCGTGCGGCATGAAGCCTTCGGCCTGGAGAACATCCCGAAGGACGGCAACGTCGTCTTCGTGAGCAACCACCAGTCGCACTTCGACGCGATGGTGAACTTCGCGCACATCGAAAAGCACACGCGCTACGTCGCCAAGGCGGAACTCTTCAAGGTGCCCGTGTTCGGCCGGGCCATGCGCGTGGCGGGCAACATCCCCGTGCAGCGCACGGGCGGCGCGGACGACCGGGCCCGGCTCCAGGAGGCCGTCACGGCGCTGCGCGAGCGCGTCAGCGTGCTGTTCTACGCCGAGGGCACCCGCAGCCCGGATGGCGAGCTGAAGCCCTTCAAGAAGGGCGCCGCCACGCTGGCCATCCAGGCGCAGGTCCCCGTCGTCCCCATGGCCATCTCCGGCACCCGGCTCATCCTCCCCAAGGGGGGCAGGGCCATCCGGTGGGGCCAGCGCGTGGCGTTGGTGGTGGGCAAGCCCGTGCCTACGCAGGGGCTGACGCTGGATGACCGGGATACCCTCACCCGCCGCCTGGAAGAGGCGGTGGCCGGCCTGTACGCCGAGGCGCGCCAGCGCTCGGGAGACACTCCATGAAGAAGAGCACCCAGACCACGTCGCAGGCCCACCCCTGGCATGGCATCGCGCCCGGGCCCGAGGCCCCTGAAGTCGTCACCGCGTACATCGAGATCGTCCCCACGGACGCGGTGAAGTACGAGATGGACAAGGAGTCCGGCATCCTGATGCTGGACCGGCCCCAGCGCTTCAGCAGCCAGTGCCCCACGCTCTACGGCTTCATCCCGCGCACGTACTGCGGCGAGCAGGTGGCGAAGCGCTGCGCGGAGCGCACCGGCGTGAAGGACATCCGCGGCGACGGGGACCCCATCGACATCTGCGTGCTGACGGAGAAGGTCGTCTCCAACGGCAACCTGCTGGTGCACGCGGTGCCCGTAGGCGGCTTCCGGATGATCGACGGCAACGAGGCCGACGATAAAATCATCGCGGTGCTGGAGTCGGACCTCGTGTACGGCGAGCTCCAGTACATCGCGCAGCTGCCGCGCCCGCTGCTGGACCGCCTGAAGCACTACTTCCTCACCTACAAGCAGATTCCCGGTGAGGGAAAGCGCAGCGTGGAGATCGCCGAGGTCTACGACCGGCAGGAGGCCATGGAGGTCATCCGCCGCAGCATGCGCGACTACGACAAGCTCTTCGTGGAGCCGGAGGCGAAGCCGGCGAAGAAGGCCGCGCGCAAGGCCCCCGCTTCGAAGGCGCCGGCCGGCAAGGCGTCCCGTGGAGCGCGGGGCGGGAAGTAGCCCGTCGTCCCCAGCGGTCCTGAAGTGCTCCTGACGCGCGGGAAGGGAAGGGCGGTGGCGCCCCTCACTTTTTCCGCGCGTTCTCTTTTTCGCGCGCCCCTACGAGCGGCGGGCGCGCTTGGGCGCGGAGGCCGCGGGGCGCTTGCCTCGGGCCGGGGCGGCGGGCTTGCGCGCGACCTTGGCCTTGGCGGCGGGGGCGACCTTGGCGGCCTTCTTGGCGGCCTTCTTCGCCACGGTCTTCACGCGGGCGGCGGCCTTCTTGGCCACGGTCTTCACCTTCGCCACGACCTTCTTGGCGGCCTTGCCCGCGGAGGCCTTCTTGCCCGCGGCGGACCTGGCCGGCTTCGAGGCCGGCTTCGAGGCCGGCTTGGACGCGGGGCCGGGGACGGCGGTGCCCCGGGCGGGGAGCTGATCCACGAGCTTCTTCGGCGCGATGGCGCGGTAGCTCTCGTCGATCCACGCCTTGATGACGGGCACCGGCACCTGCGAGGCCTCGTCGAAGTGGGCGGTCACCCAGCCGCTCTTTCCCAGGCCGTACTCGGTGGGCTCCGTGAAGGGCAGCGTGAGGGCGGCGTCCTTGGAGTCGGGAAGCTTGGCGGAGAGGTTCAGCTTCTCTCCGTCCACGGTCATGAAGAGGAAGGTCTTGTCGTTGACCTTCATCGCGCGGTGGCCCCAGGGAAAGTCCTCGTGGGCGCCGGGGTAGCTCATCGCATGTTCGCGCAGTACGGCTTCGACCTTCTGCGTCTCGTTCTCTGCGGGCATGGGCACCTTGCTTCGTTGTGTGTCGTGACAGCTTAACCGGACCTGTCGCGTCCGGCGTATTCCCCAATGTGTCTGTTCTAGGAGGAAAGGCGGGTGACAGGCCACCCGTGGTTTCCCGCATGCGTCGGAACCCTTGGAACTAGGTGCCGGATGGGGGGCACGCATAGTCTCGGGGTCAACGATAAGGAGTCACTTCCCGATGCCCCAGTCTCTGCTCGCCACGGATGGCTACAAGTTCAGCATGGCGGAGGCCGGCTGGCCCCTGCGGAAGGAAACGTTCTACTACTCGCACCGCAAGGGCGGGCCGCAGGTGATGCCGCTGGACCTGGAGGCCTGGGTCCGCAACCTCCTGCCGGAGCCGCAGCCGGACGACTACGCGTTCCTCGCCCGGCACGACTACGAGATGGGCGTGGGCTTCAAGGCCGCCATCCTCCGCAAGGAGCGGCTGTCCGTGCGCGCCATCCCGCGGGGCGCGGTGTTCCTGCCGCGCGAGCCCATCCTCACCCTCACCGGCCCCTCCGCGCTGGTGTCCTGGCTGGAGCCGGTGCTGTTGCAGCTCAACTACCGCGTCCAGGTGGCCACGCAGGCCCTGCAGGACCGCGAGGCCCTGGCGCGGACGCTGGCCACGGTGTCGTGCGAGGAGGAGAAGAGAATCGCCCTGGAGACGCTGGACCAGGTGGGCGTGCGGGCCGTGGCCATCCGCGTGGACTCGGAGGGCTACGTGCAGCGCGTGCGGGCGCAGGTGAAGGAGCTGGTGGACATCGTGGAGGACCCCTCGCGCATCTTCGAGGTGGGCCTGCGCGCGGCGACCTGCCTGGAGCAGCACGAGCTGGCCCTGCGCGCGTGCCAGGAGGCGGGCGTGCAGCGCACCAGCAACGTGGAGGGCGCGCGGGTGCTGAACATGATTCCCGTGGGCACCATGGGCCACGAGCACGTGCAGCGCTACGGCTCCGACGACGCGGCCTACCGCGCGATGCATGAGCGCCGGCCGCAGCGCTCCAGCTACCTGCTGGACACCTTCGACACGCTGACGTCGGGCATCCCGGCCGCGTTCAAGCTCATCTCCGAGGAGCCGCAGGGCGGGGACTCCATCCGCTTCGACTCCGGGAACAAGAAGCTCCAGTACCTGTACGCGGTGACGCGCGCGCGCGATTTGGGCATCAAGCCGGTCATCATCCTGGAGGACGGCCTGGACGCGCAGATGACGCGCGAGTTCGAGGAGCTGCGCAAGCAGGTGGGCTGGGAGCCGACGACGCAGTTCTACGGCTACGGCGGCCACATCGTGGCGCGCACCATGTCCCATGCGCTGACGCGCGACCGGGTGGCGGCCATCTACAAGCTGTCGTGCTCGGGCGCGACGCCGGTGATGAAGTTCGGCAACGAGCTGGCGGAGGGCAAGCAGAGCGTGCCGGGCACGCCCGTCCTGTTCCGCCGCCGCACGGGCACCGGGCCGCTGGGGCTGGTGGGGCAGGCGGGGGAGGCGACGCCCCAGGGCTACTTCCCGCTGATGGAGTCCGCCGCGTCCACGCCGTCGCTGGTGGGGGCGGAGGGCCTGACGCCGGAAGAACAGCGCATCGGGTACACTGCCACCACGCAGGCGCTGGTGGAGTCCATCACCCGGCGCCACTTCCCGCAGGGCCGCTGACGTCAGGCGCGGCGGCCGCTGGCGGGTCTGGAGAGGACGTCATGCCGCTGCCCGCACCCCGGTTCCACGACGACGCACGCGCTGGTCAGCTCTACCTGGAGCGCGTGGCGGAGGTCTCCCAGGAGGCCCACCGCTACGCCGCCGAGCACCGCGTGCGTCCGGCCCGCGAGGACAAAGTCCGCATCGCGGCGTTCGGCATCGACGCGCAGGTGGCCTTCTGCACGCCGGGCGCGAGCCTCTTCGTCCCGGGCGCCGTGGAGGACACGCAGCGCACCCTGCGCTGGCTGTATGCGCACCTGGACCGGCTGACGGGGCTCGTGTTCTCGCTGGACACGCACCGGGCCTTTCAAATCTTCCATCCGGCGTGGTGGAAGGACGCGGAAGGGCGTCCGCCCGCGCCCATGACGGTCATCACCGCGAAGGACGTGCGGGAGGGCCGCTGGCGGGCGACGCGCCATCCCGAGGAGAGCCT is a genomic window of Corallococcus macrosporus containing:
- a CDS encoding chromosome segregation protein SMC → MSPRIPSLLAAAVCLLSACHKAPPPVVAPPPSEEEQLTGEVNALSAEAALLLEEQHRLVWDYWTEGKAVDIAATYSGKQALFSLENLRRIDRLRHLTKDPRELRALTALHGHFAGEFLARELAEHNDATANLEASLKLSVDGREVRYHELERLLANEKSALKRKALYAAATPALTRLNQTLLRREARTNELVKQMGFESYEAFGSELRQADLERLAQLAEEILQATQEPYRLVMERLSQRELGLPFAQITRADIPRLFRSREVEDAFPKGESLAKAQATVAGLGIDLNALPNVKVDARDLPQKNPRPLAMAVKVPSDVRLSFKPGTGVLHQGRVLHEVGHLLHTAFTQEARFELARLGNPTVGEAYSALFEDLLEDPVWLEENAGVLGDADKRAQYLATSSAHKLYLIRHAAGRLLYQLELHRRTDVDPRELYRALMARTGAMPMTADDVERYLVDQEDFYQSADSFRAWFLAGQLQGQLKARFGPAWWHAPEAGAFLKELWARGTAPSARELTQALGENGLAPDVLLLRLGTTLQVPMKLDLRRLDDTPAPSAPPSPATTPTSGPQQMPRAQATPLPS
- the epmA gene encoding EF-P lysine aminoacylase EpmA, with the protein product MPNVNPWRAARGRQGLYSALRQFFASQGYLEVETPLLVPTPGMEPYISAFETPFVPETDLGRARTLYLHTSPEYAMKRLLAQGAGPLFQICKVFRNGEVSQTHNPEFTLLEFYRPHADYHAIMDDLEGALARAGQAAADAKDGEPGADPGFFTRTPYERVTVRDAVLRATGVDIHVHSDGASLKRAADAVGVHTGNSTSFDDVFFHLFLERVERGLGHERPTFLIEYPASMAALSRLKPGDPRVAERVELYAKGLELANGFSELTDAAEQRARLVEEQELRRKLGRAVYPLDERFLEAVGRMPPSAGIAVGLDRILMLLLGVQRIEDVLLFPAHGFV
- a CDS encoding lysophospholipid acyltransferase family protein, producing MLKVLQTVFAGTATVGLTGVTSATVTVLSGLHQHPAADKVLGAWGRSALAAAGVRHEAFGLENIPKDGNVVFVSNHQSHFDAMVNFAHIEKHTRYVAKAELFKVPVFGRAMRVAGNIPVQRTGGADDRARLQEAVTALRERVSVLFYAEGTRSPDGELKPFKKGAATLAIQAQVPVVPMAISGTRLILPKGGRAIRWGQRVALVVGKPVPTQGLTLDDRDTLTRRLEEAVAGLYAEARQRSGDTP
- a CDS encoding inorganic pyrophosphatase, translated to MKKSTQTTSQAHPWHGIAPGPEAPEVVTAYIEIVPTDAVKYEMDKESGILMLDRPQRFSSQCPTLYGFIPRTYCGEQVAKRCAERTGVKDIRGDGDPIDICVLTEKVVSNGNLLVHAVPVGGFRMIDGNEADDKIIAVLESDLVYGELQYIAQLPRPLLDRLKHYFLTYKQIPGEGKRSVEIAEVYDRQEAMEVIRRSMRDYDKLFVEPEAKPAKKAARKAPASKAPAGKASRGARGGK
- a CDS encoding MmcQ/YjbR family DNA-binding protein gives rise to the protein MPAENETQKVEAVLREHAMSYPGAHEDFPWGHRAMKVNDKTFLFMTVDGEKLNLSAKLPDSKDAALTLPFTEPTEYGLGKSGWVTAHFDEASQVPVPVIKAWIDESYRAIAPKKLVDQLPARGTAVPGPASKPASKPASKPARSAAGKKASAGKAAKKVVAKVKTVAKKAAARVKTVAKKAAKKAAKVAPAAKAKVARKPAAPARGKRPAASAPKRARRS
- a CDS encoding nicotinate phosphoribosyltransferase encodes the protein MPQSLLATDGYKFSMAEAGWPLRKETFYYSHRKGGPQVMPLDLEAWVRNLLPEPQPDDYAFLARHDYEMGVGFKAAILRKERLSVRAIPRGAVFLPREPILTLTGPSALVSWLEPVLLQLNYRVQVATQALQDREALARTLATVSCEEEKRIALETLDQVGVRAVAIRVDSEGYVQRVRAQVKELVDIVEDPSRIFEVGLRAATCLEQHELALRACQEAGVQRTSNVEGARVLNMIPVGTMGHEHVQRYGSDDAAYRAMHERRPQRSSYLLDTFDTLTSGIPAAFKLISEEPQGGDSIRFDSGNKKLQYLYAVTRARDLGIKPVIILEDGLDAQMTREFEELRKQVGWEPTTQFYGYGGHIVARTMSHALTRDRVAAIYKLSCSGATPVMKFGNELAEGKQSVPGTPVLFRRRTGTGPLGLVGQAGEATPQGYFPLMESAASTPSLVGAEGLTPEEQRIGYTATTQALVESITRRHFPQGR